The Fulvivirga ligni genome window below encodes:
- a CDS encoding TldD/PmbA family protein yields MKRRDFMQLAGFGAGAMMIPASVMGNAIPVEALLDPGLDVASKKKLADVALNSARSLGASYADARIGRYLNQYVFTREDKVQNVVNTESFGMGIRVIANGTWGFASTNDVSPEGIKKATEQAVAIAKANSKIQKEPVILAPVQGYGEVSWKTPIKKDFKEVPVSEKVDLLLNANAAAMDNGASFVNSALFMVNEQKYFASTEGSYIDQDIHRIWPTFGVTAIDKEKGKFKSRQALSAPMGMGYEYMDGLASEKIAGPGDLMFYRNSYDIVEDATAAAKQAKEMLTAKSVDPGKYSVVLDPNHLGLTIHESVGHPLELDRVLGYEANYAGTSFATLDKWKTKDFQYGSDIVNIVADKTQPHSLGAVGYDDEGVKTKKWDLIRNGILVNYEAIRDQVHMLDQKESHGCCYSQSWNDVQFQRMPNVSLEPGKEKYSVSDMIKDVEKGVYIAGRGSYSIDQQRYNFQFGGTVFYEIKDGEIGGMLNDVAYQSNTQEFWNSCSKICDKDDYRMFGSFFDGKGQPSQVSAVSHGCSTTRFDNVNVINTGRSI; encoded by the coding sequence TTGAAACGAAGAGACTTTATGCAACTGGCCGGTTTTGGTGCCGGAGCCATGATGATCCCCGCTTCTGTAATGGGGAACGCCATTCCGGTAGAGGCACTTTTAGATCCAGGGCTGGATGTAGCTAGCAAGAAAAAGCTGGCCGACGTGGCCTTAAACAGTGCCAGATCACTAGGAGCATCTTATGCCGACGCCAGAATAGGTCGCTACTTAAATCAGTATGTTTTTACCCGTGAAGATAAAGTGCAGAATGTGGTGAACACCGAATCATTCGGTATGGGCATCAGGGTAATAGCCAATGGTACCTGGGGCTTTGCTTCAACTAATGATGTTTCGCCGGAAGGCATAAAAAAAGCCACTGAACAAGCCGTGGCTATAGCTAAGGCCAACTCCAAAATACAAAAGGAACCAGTAATACTTGCTCCGGTACAAGGTTACGGAGAGGTAAGCTGGAAAACCCCCATCAAAAAAGACTTTAAAGAAGTGCCGGTTTCAGAAAAGGTAGATCTACTACTGAATGCTAATGCCGCAGCCATGGATAATGGAGCCAGTTTTGTTAATTCGGCTTTATTCATGGTCAATGAACAAAAATACTTTGCCTCTACAGAGGGCTCTTACATAGACCAGGATATCCATAGAATATGGCCTACGTTTGGTGTAACGGCTATTGATAAGGAGAAAGGCAAGTTCAAATCTCGTCAGGCGCTTAGTGCTCCTATGGGCATGGGCTATGAATATATGGATGGCTTGGCCTCAGAGAAAATTGCCGGCCCTGGCGATCTGATGTTCTACCGCAATAGCTATGATATAGTAGAGGATGCCACTGCGGCTGCCAAGCAAGCCAAAGAGATGCTTACAGCCAAGTCGGTTGATCCTGGAAAATATTCTGTAGTGTTAGATCCTAACCACCTGGGGCTGACTATCCATGAGTCGGTAGGTCACCCGCTAGAGTTGGATAGGGTACTGGGCTATGAAGCTAACTACGCAGGTACCAGCTTCGCTACTTTGGATAAATGGAAAACCAAGGATTTCCAATATGGTAGTGACATTGTGAATATTGTAGCTGATAAAACGCAGCCGCATTCACTTGGCGCTGTTGGTTATGATGATGAAGGGGTGAAGACCAAGAAATGGGACTTAATAAGAAATGGAATTTTAGTGAACTATGAAGCCATCAGAGATCAAGTGCATATGCTGGATCAGAAGGAATCTCATGGTTGCTGCTATTCTCAGAGCTGGAATGATGTTCAGTTCCAAAGAATGCCAAACGTTTCTTTAGAGCCTGGAAAAGAAAAATACTCTGTTTCTGATATGATCAAAGATGTAGAGAAAGGTGTGTATATCGCCGGTAGAGGTTCATACTCTATTGACCAACAGCGATATAACTTTCAGTTTGGAGGCACCGTGTTCTACGAGATCAAAGACGGTGAAATCGGCGGAATGCTGAATGATGTGGCTTACCAGTCAAACACCCAGGAATTCTGGAATTCATGCAGTAAGATTTGTGATAAGGACGACTACCGCATGTTCGGCTCTTTCTTTGATGGTAAGGGACAGCCTTCACAGGTGAGTGCTGTATCTCACGGGTGTTCTACCACACGTTTCGATAACGTGAATGTGATCAACACCGGCCGTAGTATTTAA
- a CDS encoding TldD/PmbA family protein, whose protein sequence is MAIFSKEEAKQIMEKALSFSSADSCEINMSGSESGNIRYARNTVSTAGHRSNQTLVVQASFGKKSGTATIDEFTDAALERVVKRAEELARLAPENPEFMGPLDPQQYDDSITFKQSTADITPEYRAEVARKSIEPAAKKDVTAAGFLNDSSSFNALLNNKGLFAYNQATGLDFTVTMRTNDGTGSGWVTRDFNDVNKFDAAEASQVAIDKAIMSQNAKAIEPGKYTVILEPAASVDLLQNMFYSLNARTADEGRSFMSKEGGGTKLGQQIVDERVNIYSDPLNPLVPGSTWTGDGLPRKKTKWIENGVAKNLAYDRYWAQQQGVEPVPFPSNAIMEGGSASLEDMIKDTKKGVLVTRLWYIRTVDPQTLLYTGLTRDGTFYIENGRIKHPVKNFRFNESPIIMLNNLETLGQQVRVDGNLIPYMKVRDFTFTSLSDAV, encoded by the coding sequence ATGGCAATATTTTCAAAAGAAGAAGCTAAGCAAATTATGGAAAAGGCCCTGAGCTTTTCCTCTGCTGATAGCTGCGAAATAAATATGAGCGGTAGTGAGAGTGGTAACATCCGTTATGCTAGAAATACCGTTTCTACGGCTGGGCACCGTTCTAACCAAACCTTAGTGGTGCAAGCTAGTTTCGGTAAAAAATCAGGAACAGCCACTATAGATGAATTTACTGATGCCGCCTTGGAAAGAGTGGTGAAAAGAGCGGAGGAGCTGGCTCGTTTAGCGCCGGAAAACCCTGAGTTCATGGGGCCATTGGATCCACAGCAGTATGATGATTCTATCACTTTTAAGCAATCTACGGCAGATATCACTCCGGAGTACAGAGCTGAAGTAGCCCGTAAAAGTATAGAGCCGGCAGCCAAGAAAGATGTTACAGCGGCTGGGTTTTTAAATGATAGTTCAAGCTTCAATGCTTTATTAAATAACAAAGGCCTTTTCGCTTACAACCAGGCCACTGGTCTTGATTTTACTGTTACCATGAGAACTAATGATGGCACAGGATCAGGCTGGGTAACTAGAGATTTTAATGATGTGAATAAATTCGATGCTGCCGAGGCTTCTCAGGTGGCTATCGATAAGGCGATCATGTCTCAGAATGCTAAGGCCATTGAGCCAGGTAAATACACCGTGATTTTAGAGCCAGCTGCTTCAGTAGATCTTTTACAGAACATGTTCTATTCTTTAAATGCCAGAACTGCAGATGAGGGTAGAAGTTTTATGTCAAAAGAAGGTGGAGGCACCAAGCTGGGCCAGCAGATAGTGGATGAAAGAGTGAATATTTACTCTGATCCATTAAACCCATTAGTGCCAGGCTCTACCTGGACGGGTGACGGTCTGCCAAGAAAGAAAACCAAATGGATTGAGAACGGTGTGGCTAAGAATCTGGCTTATGACAGATATTGGGCTCAGCAGCAAGGTGTTGAACCAGTGCCATTCCCGAGTAACGCCATCATGGAAGGGGGTAGTGCTTCCCTGGAAGATATGATTAAGGATACCAAAAAAGGTGTGCTGGTAACGCGTTTGTGGTACATCCGTACGGTAGATCCTCAAACATTATTGTACACTGGGCTTACCAGAGATGGTACTTTCTATATTGAAAATGGCAGAATAAAGCATCCTGTAAAGAACTTCAGGTTTAACGAAAGCCCTATCATCATGCTAAACAACCTGGAAACTCTAGGTCAGCAAGTAAGGGTAGATGGCAACCTGATTCCGTACATGAAAGTGCGTGACTTTACATTCACCAGCTTATCAGATGCTGTATAA
- a CDS encoding DUF4159 domain-containing protein — protein sequence MNDNNAFFFTRLQYESGDWDVDQRMPSNVMNSLVEYTTLKVDTRENIVPLASEEIFKCPFCYLSGHKLVQFTKEEKANFERYVKNGGFIFVDDCNHDIDGLFAKSFERQMADIFGDMALKKIPSNHAIYHSFFDFEDGPPTTSQELNGWGDDLVHDYLKAIEVNGRIGVLYSNKDYGCEWDYDFRNKRWYKIDNTRFSVNIVMYALTS from the coding sequence ATGAATGATAATAATGCATTCTTTTTTACAAGGTTGCAGTACGAGTCAGGAGATTGGGATGTTGACCAAAGAATGCCATCTAATGTGATGAATTCGCTGGTCGAGTATACCACCTTGAAAGTGGATACCCGTGAAAATATTGTTCCTTTGGCTAGCGAAGAGATCTTCAAATGCCCTTTTTGTTACCTTTCTGGCCATAAGCTGGTACAGTTTACAAAAGAAGAGAAAGCCAACTTTGAAAGGTATGTCAAAAATGGTGGCTTCATCTTCGTAGATGATTGTAATCATGATATTGACGGCTTGTTTGCCAAGTCTTTTGAAAGACAAATGGCTGATATTTTTGGAGACATGGCCCTTAAAAAAATACCCTCAAACCACGCTATTTACCACTCATTTTTTGATTTTGAAGACGGTCCGCCTACTACATCCCAGGAGCTAAATGGCTGGGGCGATGATCTGGTGCATGACTATTTGAAAGCGATAGAAGTCAACGGCCGCATTGGTGTGCTATACAGCAATAAGGATTATGGCTGTGAGTGGGATTACGATTTTAGAAATAAGCGCTGGTATAAAATTGACAATACCCGGTTTAGTGTGAACATTGTGATGTACGCGCTAACCTCTTAA
- a CDS encoding AAA family ATPase, which yields MNEELVQIEQEVAALTGKLKALKQEIGKVIIGQEETIDQLLIGFLAGGHALLEGVPGLAKTLMIRTLAQAIDLKFRRIQFTPDLMPSDIIGTEILEEDHTTGRKFFEFNKGPIFANIVLADEINRTPPKTQSALLEAMQEFEVTYSGKTYALDRPFFILATQNPIEQSGTFPLPEAQQDRFLLYIKIGYPTDAEEEAILKATTGGVKKEVKSVITGEDIIRLQQLVREVPISDQLVKYVSQIVRATRPETSTFEYISENVGWGAGPRAGQAMILTAKARALQQGRWSVTPDDIKDVAFPVLRHRVIPNFKAEAEGITSDDFTAFLLKSIKIA from the coding sequence ATGAATGAAGAACTTGTGCAAATAGAACAGGAAGTAGCTGCACTTACAGGTAAGCTAAAAGCCTTGAAGCAAGAGATAGGAAAAGTGATTATCGGGCAGGAAGAAACTATTGATCAGCTGCTTATTGGTTTCCTGGCTGGTGGCCATGCACTTTTGGAAGGAGTGCCGGGACTTGCCAAAACCCTAATGATTAGGACTTTAGCCCAAGCTATAGATTTGAAGTTTAGGAGAATCCAATTTACACCTGACCTTATGCCTTCAGATATCATTGGTACCGAAATACTGGAAGAGGATCATACCACAGGTAGGAAGTTCTTTGAGTTCAACAAAGGTCCCATATTCGCTAATATCGTATTGGCAGATGAGATCAACCGAACACCACCGAAGACCCAATCGGCACTGCTGGAGGCTATGCAGGAATTCGAAGTCACTTATTCAGGCAAAACGTATGCTTTAGACAGACCTTTCTTCATTTTAGCCACTCAAAACCCTATTGAGCAATCAGGTACTTTCCCATTACCAGAAGCACAGCAAGACAGGTTTTTACTTTACATAAAAATTGGCTATCCCACTGATGCTGAGGAGGAAGCGATATTAAAAGCTACTACCGGAGGTGTAAAGAAAGAAGTAAAGAGCGTAATCACAGGTGAGGATATCATCAGATTGCAGCAATTGGTAAGGGAGGTGCCGATCAGCGATCAATTAGTGAAATATGTAAGTCAGATAGTAAGAGCTACCAGGCCGGAAACCAGTACTTTCGAATACATATCAGAAAACGTAGGTTGGGGTGCCGGACCAAGGGCAGGCCAGGCCATGATTCTTACAGCTAAAGCCAGAGCCCTGCAGCAAGGCCGTTGGTCAGTAACTCCAGATGATATTAAAGATGTGGCTTTTCCTGTTTTAAGACATCGGGTGATTCCCAACTTTAAAGCGGAGGCAGAAGGAATTACATCAGATGATTTCACGGCCTTTTTGTTGAAGAGCATTAAAATAGCATGA